The following proteins are co-located in the Paroedura picta isolate Pp20150507F chromosome 18, Ppicta_v3.0, whole genome shotgun sequence genome:
- the AFG2B gene encoding ATPase family gene 2 protein homolog B isoform X1: MGSCVAQICDHLWEMASLKVLPLDPGDEGTQRCRLGPAAFSSLAAKLGSPVKITLPTGVCLCTAWPRHDLADGYLQVDLKCRTRTVKVNHLRNLTLRTNHLQLLESHKLRKLTVRVVLKNRAMKKCTSEATLPELAKDLLRNAYVSLSHLVTFGPVLGNPVAGIEILSMEPATEEAGLVTLKTNISVKEVVSLDWYNLLVEDGAKSHVAGMDGVSRSLKEMVDLPLHFPKTFRKLGLSVPRGVLLVGPPGVGKTLLVKAVTKEVGACLLCVNGPVVYGPRPGESEENLRRAFEHAREMSEEGPTVLFIDEIDSLCPKRERSNNAPENRLVAQLLTLLDGIDGRNKMVIVAATNRPDALDPALRRPGRIDREVIIGTPTISQRKSILQLIMASMPVSSHVDLLELAEITTGYVGADLTALCREAAMQAMFRAHSESLHAVNMSDFREALKKIQPSSFRSSIGLADFKPVTWDQIGGLEDVKLKLKQSVEWPIKFPEAFVRMGLARPKGILLYGPSGCAKTTLVKAAATSCHCSFLSVSGADLFSPYVGDSEKILSQVFRQARVNTPAIVFLDEIDAILGSRSAGKMGHGVQERVLSVLLNELDGIGLKVTERRGNKAELDGDCPGQMKNHKELELQEVFNKDVLVVAATNRPDMLDDALLRPGRLDKIIYVPPPDQKGKLSILRICTKRIPIDSKVSLEDLAARASLFSGADLVNLCKEAALLALQENQVEATTVKQKHFAMSFETVKPSLTSKELDFYEKLFTKQAWPL; this comes from the exons atggG TTCGTGCGTGGCGCAGATCTGTGACCACCTCTGGGAGATGGCTTCATTAAAAGTGCTCCCGCTGGATCCGGGCGATGAAGGCACACAGAGGTGCCGATTGGGGCCTGCCgctttctcctccctggctgccaaATTGGGCTCTCCGGTGAAGATCACTCTGCCCACTGGAGTTTGTCTGTGTACAGCCTGGCCGCGCCATGACTTGGCGGATGGCTACTTGCAAGTCGACCTCAAGTGCAGGACCCGCACGGTAAAGGTGAACCATTTACGGAACCTCACGCTGCGCACTAACCACTTGCAACTCTTGGAAAGTCACAAACTAAGAAAACTGACGGTCAGGGTGGTCCTTAAGAACCGCGCCATGAAAAAATGCACTTCGGAAGCCACGCTGCCGGAATTGGCCAAAGATCTACTGCGAAATGCTTATGTTTCCCTTTCTCACCTTGTCACGTTCGGCCCAGTTCTGGGCAATCCAGTGGCAGGCATTGAAATATTGTCTATGGAGCCTGCCACGGAAGAAGCTGGTTTGGTAACCCTCAAAACCAACATCTCTGTGAAAGAGGTGGTCTCTCTAGATTGGTATAACCTTTTGGTGGAAGACGGTGCAAAAAGTCACGTGGCCGGCATGGACGGTGTCAGCAGGTCATTGAAAGAGATGGTGGATTTGCCTTTGCACTTTCCGAAAACCTTCCGGAAGCTAGGCCTCTCTGTCCCGAGAGGAGTGCTTTTGGTAGGGCCGCCAGGGGTGGGCAAGACCCTATTGGTCAAAGCGGTCACGAAAGAAGTGGGCGCTTGTCTTCTTTGCGTTAACGGCCCCGTGGTGTACGGTCCGCGACCTGGAGAAAGCGAGGAGAACTTGCGACGTGCATTTGAGCACGCCAGAGAAATGTCCGAGGAAGGACCGACGGTCTTGTTTATCGATGAGATCGATTCCTTGTGCCCTAAACGAGAACGTTCAAATAACGCCCCTGAAAATCGCCTGGTGGCCCAGTTGCTAACTCTTCTTGATGGGATTGACGGGAGAAACAAGATGGTGATTGTAGCAGCGACCAACAGGCCCGATGCTCTGGACCCTGCGCTGAGAAGGCCGGGCAGAATAGACCGTGAG GTTATTATTGGGACACCAACCATTTCACAAAGGAAATCCATTCTGCAGCTGATTATGGCCAGCATGCCTGTATCCAGCCACGTGGACTTGCTTGAGCTTGCAGAAATCACAACCGGTTACGTTGGAGCTGACCTCACGGCACTCTGCAGGGAAGCCGCCATGCAGGCCATGTTTCGTGCTCATTCG GAATCGCTCCATGCGGTCAACATGTCGGATTTCCGCGAAGCGCTGAAAAAGATTCAGCCATCGTCTTTTCGAAGCAGCATTGGGCTGGCGGACTTTAAGCCTGTCACCTGGGATCAAATCGGCGGCCTCGAGGATGTGAAGTTGAAGTTAAAGCAG AGCGTCGAATGGCCAATAAAGTTCCCCGAGGCTTTTGTCAGGATGGGGCTGGCCCGCCCAAAGGGTATCCTTTTGTACGGACCGTCAGGTTGCGCTAAAACGACACTTGTGAAAGCGGCGGCCACAAGCTGCCACTGCTCCTTCCTGTCGGTGAGCGGCGCTGATCTTTTCTCACCGTACGTGGGAGACTCGGAGAAGATTCTGTCCCAG GTTTTCCGCCAAGCAAGAGTGAATACTCCAGCAATCGTGTTTCTGGATGAAATCGATGCTATCCTGGGTTCCCGATCCGCTGGTAAGATGGGACACGGCGTCCAGGAGAGAGTTCTTTCTGTCCTCCTCAATGAATTGGATGGCATCGGACTTAAGGTCACCGAGAGAAGAGGAAATAAAGCGGAGCTGGATGGCGACTGTCCAGGACAAATGAAAAACCATAAAGAG CTGGAACTTCAGGAGGTTTTCAACAAAGATGTCCTGGTGGTCGCTGCAACCAACAGGCCGGACATGTTGGATGACGCCTTGTTGCGTCCTGGACGGCTGGACAAGATTATCTACGTCCCCCCTCCGGATCAGAAG GGGAAGCTTTCTATTTTGAGAATCTGCACCAAAAGAATCCCGATAGATTCCAAGGTGTCCCTAGAAGATCTAGCAGCCCGAGCCAGCCTGTTTTCTGGAGCCGATCTTGTCAACCTCTGCAAGGAG gCTGCCTTATTGGCGCTGCAGGAGAACCAGGTTGAAGCAACAACTGTGAAGCAGAAGCATTTTGCAATGTCCTTTGAGACTGTCAAGCCATCGCTAACATCCAAAGAGTTGGACTTCTATGAAAAATTATTTACAAAACAGGCGTGGCCTCTGTAA
- the LOC143827831 gene encoding RIMS-binding protein 3C-like, whose product MNKCTQASRPPTRSAMSKDTPSGRGRGPPSLRNPHQPSHGSKGNGGSCRTPQSHFQEDHRREREALRAELEAERMRSKEARRRFAVEVRELREAAEQDRQLLADQLRSKWEQNRAREILQLKEETKKLREAEIRHLLRWKEAELREAQELLQRERDAAMRQARDLQRQLAKELVIHGSSNRGTRGGGSGGGLSTECHAKLEEVLSKLRWEVDGEQASRIRHLEAELELERRLFLKYILERFEGEPLLAGSLHRARQASSLPEDKVNSWRATGERVQDSLPQQGWSSGDSCNQLRKQNTDLLNARKVLQERCSRLEEQNTLLRKSSFPGIPDKVKILKRRSAELTVVAKRLEEAAEKLQESNLRVNTSVSNCSDRELGGNGRAQRQGKDLTEKDHVLLAKDQQIEALQKECEELQEKLSAKTENTHLLHISSLDGLLQESQRELRELETALKTQKDSQQTSRITGNGSSSGILQEAPSNFCICLADASLAKKKPKTLNVLKKHGEPQVLPFGKDAKNCEISHLKAYFKHESPLQLLEKQLIGKCKPCENLGLAVEENQKPREDAKLKLHQLLSLNARISEENAELRGKNTRVEKVENENADLKVKLIQATDERNSVVQLTQGLEIKVQNLEQVVKSMQETAERQQRLEQEHQKTLLELQKKEEEIKQLQQAQTEITREHHEEVQLLETQVKELERQTEHVHPNPFRLRLFLARYSHDPFDSPRKLQPELPLTAGEYVYICGEIDEEGFYLGELMDGRRGMVPSTLVEEVAGNELFGFIPSEPRDISQGHEGESNSLEEDGCLSILSDRPEGTFCEVQAAVPYPQNLSFLNLWSINATSAKIAWFPSSGSYTHLVYLNEKKYAVAKAGIYGYTFQNLSPSTQYSVKVEPLVPQEDLVTPQGGLRQKPAEMLFTTPSADPPHAPLDVQVQAESSADVVVVSWLPETIHPSGCSNGVSVTGYSIYISGQKVTEIMSPTAGCISLDASQINTRKGPQTVSVRTVSPFGESADSVPALMPSHLGKVCSTVLSRLVSSGQSSKDLFCECPLENCDRNDLNPDLREHLLNK is encoded by the coding sequence ATGAACAAGTGCACGCAAGCAAGTAGGCCCCCCACGCGGTCGGCCATGAGCAAGGACACTCCATCAGGCAGGGGCAGGGGGCCACCATCCCTGCGCAATCCTCACCAACCCTCCCATGGAAGCAAGGGAAATGGCGGCAGCTGCAGGACACCCCAGTCGCACTTCCAGGAAGACCACCGGCGGGAACGAGAGGCGCTGCGAGCGGAGCTGGAAGCCGAGCGCATGCGCTCGAAAGAGGCTCGACGCCGCTTCGCCGTCGAAGTTCGGGAGCTCCGTGAAGCAGCCGAGCAGGACCGGCAGCTGCTCGCCGACCAGCTCCGCTCGAAATGGGAGCAGAATCGGGCCCGGGAGATCCTGCAGCTGAAGGAGGAGACCAAGAAGCTGCGAGAAGCCGAGATACGGCACCTCCTGCGCTGGAAGGAGGCCGAGCTGCGTGAGGCCCAGGAGCTCCTGCAGCGGGAGCGAGACGCGGCTATGCGGCAGGCTCGAGACTTGCAGCGCCAGCTGGCTAAAGAGCTGGTTATCCACGGAAGCAGCAACCGTGGAACAAGGGGAGGCGGCTCGGGTGGGGGACTGAGCACGGAGTGCCATGCAAAACTCGAGGAAGTCCTCAGCAAGCTCCGGTGGGAGGTCGATGGCGAACAGGCCTCGCGGATCCGCCATTTGGAGGCGGAGCTCGAGCTGGAGAGGCGTCTGTTCCTGAAATATATCCTGGAGCGCTTTGAAGGGGAGCCGCTGCTTGCCGGGTCCTTGCACAGAGCCAGGCAGGCCTCTTCACTGCCTGAAGACAAAGTCAACAGTTGGAGAGCCACTGGAGAACGTGTCCAAGACAGCCTGCCCCAACAAGGCTGGTCCTCTGGAGATAGTTGCAACCAGCTGAGGAAGCAAAACACAGATCTGTTGAACGCCCGGAAGGTTCTCCAGGAAAGATGCTCTCGCCTTGAGGAACAGAACACGCTGCTACGGAAGTCCAGCTTCCCGGGCATTCCAGACAAAGTCAAAATCTTGAAGAGAAGAAGTGCTGAGTTGACCGTCGTCGCCAAGCGGCTGGAAGAAGCGGCCGAGAAACTCCAGGAATCTAACCTCCGAGTTAACACCTCAGTATCGAATTGCTCTGACAGGGAATTGGGTGGGAACGGACGTGCTCAGCGTCAGGGAAAAGATTTGACTGAAAAAGACCATGTCCTGTTGGCTAAAGACCAGCAAATAGAAGCCTTACAGAAGGAGTGTGAGGAACTCCAAGAGAAGTTGTCTGCCAAAACGGAGAACACCCACTTGCTCCATATCAGCAGTTTGGATGGCTTGCTACAAGAGTCTCAGAGAGAACTGCGAGAATTAGAGACAGCACTCAAGACCCAAAAAGATTCCCAGCAGACCTCTAGAATAACTGGAAATGGTTCTTCATCAGGCATCCTACAGGAAGCACCATCAAACTTCTGTATTTGTTTGGCGGACGCTTCTTTAGCCAAGAAGAAACCCAAAACACTGAACGTACTGAAGAAGCATGGAGAACCACAAGTGTTACCATTCGGCAAGGATGCTAAGAACTGTGAAATCAGCCATTTAAAAGCTTATTTCAAGCATGAGTCTCCCTTACAGCTTTTAGAAAAGCAACTGATCGGGAAATGTAAGCCATGCGAGAACCTCGGGCTGGCGGTAGAGGAGAACCAGAAGCCACGCGAGGACGCCAAACTGAAACTTCATCAACTATTAAGTCTAAATGCCAGGATCTCCGAGGAGAACGCTGAACTCCGCGGGAAGAACACGCGGGTGGAGAAGGTGGAGAATGAAAACGCTGATCTGAAGGTGAAATTGATACAGGCAACAGATGAGCGAAATTCCGTGGTCCAGTTGACTCAAGGCCTTGAAATCAAAGTGCAGAATCTAGAACAAGTGGTGAAGAGCATGCAGGAGACAGCAGAAAGGCAGCAACGGCTAGAACAGGAACACCAGAAAACTTTACTAGAGCtgcaaaagaaagaagaggaaataaaGCAACTGCAGCAAGCCCAGACAGAAATAACACGAGAACACCACGAAGAAGTCCAGCTCCTCGAAACCCAAGTGAAAGAATTAGAGCGCCAAACGGAACACGTCCACCCAAATCCTTTCAGGCTTCGTCTTTTCTTAGCACGGTACAGTCATGACCCTTTCGACAGTCCTAGAAAGCTTCAGCCAGAACTCCCCCTCACCGCTGGAGAATATGTTTATATCTGTGGAGAAATCGATGAGGAAGGTTTCTATCTAGGGGAGTTAATGGATGGCAGACGAGGGATGGTGCCCTCAACTTTAGTCGAGGAGGTGGCAGGGAATGAATTATTTGGTTTTATTCCTTCCGAGCCAAGAGACATTTCCCAGGGCCACGAGGGGGAAAGCAACAGCCTAGAGGAAGATGGATGTCTTAGTATCCTCTCTGACAGACCCGAAGGAACGTTTTGTGAAGTCCAGGCTGCAGTGCCATATCCCCAAAATCTGAGTTTCCTGAATCTTTGGAGCATCAATGCCACGTCAGCAAAAATCGCCTGGTTCCCAAGCAGTGGTAGCTACACTCATCTGGTGTATCTTAATGAGAAGAAATATGCTGTGGCCAAAGCAGGGATTTATGGCTATACTTTCCAAAACCTCAGCCCCAGCACTCAATACAGTGTCAAAGTGGAACCTCTTGTGCCTCAGGAAGACTTGGTGACGCCTCAGGGAGGGCTGCGGCAAAAACCTGCGGAAATGTTGTTTACGACTCCATCCGCAGACCCGCCACACGCTCCCCTCGATGTCCAAGTCCAAGCTGAGTCTTCGGCAGACGTTGTGGTTGTCAGCTGGTTACCAGAAACGATCCATCCCTCAGGCTGCTCTAATGGGGTGAGCGTCACAGGCTACTCTATTTATATCAGCGGACAGAAAGTCACCGAAATAATGTCGCCGACGGCTGGATGCATCTCACTTGACGCTTCCCAAATAAATACGCGGAAAGGGCCTCAGACCGTTTCCGTAAGGACTGTTTCTCCGTTCGGGGAATCTGCAGATTCCGTTCCAGCATTAATGCCGTCCCACCTGGGTAAAGTTTGTAGCACTGTATTGTCGCGGCTTGTGAGCTCTGGACAGTCTTCCAAAGATTTGTTTTGTGAATGTCCTCTTGAAAATTGTGATAGGAATGACTTGAACCCTGATCTCAGGGAACATCttctcaataaataa
- the COXFA4L3 gene encoding normal mucosa of esophagus-specific gene 1 protein, translated as MINPTFFKIIKKQKELVPLVTIVSFAGFMAVYSSWHAFNKSEVVVNKHGNPEPWQHVDPTKPQKLLTLNQEWKPIEELEKVRKAMK; from the exons ATGATAAATCCGACTTTCTTCAAGATAataaagaagcagaaagaa CTCGTGCCTCTGGTTACAATTGTGAGTTTTGCCGGCTTCATGGCGGTGTATTCCTCCTGGCACGCCTTCAACAAAAGCGAAGTGGT TGTAAACAAACACGGTAATCCAGAACCATGGCAGCATGTAGATCCTACCAAACCCCAAAAG CTGCTAACCCTCAACCAGGAGTGGAAACCCATCGAAGAGCTGGAGAAGGTCCGAAAAGCCATGAAGTGA
- the AFG2B gene encoding ATPase family gene 2 protein homolog B isoform X2, which produces MASLKVLPLDPGDEGTQRCRLGPAAFSSLAAKLGSPVKITLPTGVCLCTAWPRHDLADGYLQVDLKCRTRTVKVNHLRNLTLRTNHLQLLESHKLRKLTVRVVLKNRAMKKCTSEATLPELAKDLLRNAYVSLSHLVTFGPVLGNPVAGIEILSMEPATEEAGLVTLKTNISVKEVVSLDWYNLLVEDGAKSHVAGMDGVSRSLKEMVDLPLHFPKTFRKLGLSVPRGVLLVGPPGVGKTLLVKAVTKEVGACLLCVNGPVVYGPRPGESEENLRRAFEHAREMSEEGPTVLFIDEIDSLCPKRERSNNAPENRLVAQLLTLLDGIDGRNKMVIVAATNRPDALDPALRRPGRIDREVIIGTPTISQRKSILQLIMASMPVSSHVDLLELAEITTGYVGADLTALCREAAMQAMFRAHSESLHAVNMSDFREALKKIQPSSFRSSIGLADFKPVTWDQIGGLEDVKLKLKQSVEWPIKFPEAFVRMGLARPKGILLYGPSGCAKTTLVKAAATSCHCSFLSVSGADLFSPYVGDSEKILSQVFRQARVNTPAIVFLDEIDAILGSRSAGKMGHGVQERVLSVLLNELDGIGLKVTERRGNKAELDGDCPGQMKNHKELELQEVFNKDVLVVAATNRPDMLDDALLRPGRLDKIIYVPPPDQKGKLSILRICTKRIPIDSKVSLEDLAARASLFSGADLVNLCKEAALLALQENQVEATTVKQKHFAMSFETVKPSLTSKELDFYEKLFTKQAWPL; this is translated from the exons ATGGCTTCATTAAAAGTGCTCCCGCTGGATCCGGGCGATGAAGGCACACAGAGGTGCCGATTGGGGCCTGCCgctttctcctccctggctgccaaATTGGGCTCTCCGGTGAAGATCACTCTGCCCACTGGAGTTTGTCTGTGTACAGCCTGGCCGCGCCATGACTTGGCGGATGGCTACTTGCAAGTCGACCTCAAGTGCAGGACCCGCACGGTAAAGGTGAACCATTTACGGAACCTCACGCTGCGCACTAACCACTTGCAACTCTTGGAAAGTCACAAACTAAGAAAACTGACGGTCAGGGTGGTCCTTAAGAACCGCGCCATGAAAAAATGCACTTCGGAAGCCACGCTGCCGGAATTGGCCAAAGATCTACTGCGAAATGCTTATGTTTCCCTTTCTCACCTTGTCACGTTCGGCCCAGTTCTGGGCAATCCAGTGGCAGGCATTGAAATATTGTCTATGGAGCCTGCCACGGAAGAAGCTGGTTTGGTAACCCTCAAAACCAACATCTCTGTGAAAGAGGTGGTCTCTCTAGATTGGTATAACCTTTTGGTGGAAGACGGTGCAAAAAGTCACGTGGCCGGCATGGACGGTGTCAGCAGGTCATTGAAAGAGATGGTGGATTTGCCTTTGCACTTTCCGAAAACCTTCCGGAAGCTAGGCCTCTCTGTCCCGAGAGGAGTGCTTTTGGTAGGGCCGCCAGGGGTGGGCAAGACCCTATTGGTCAAAGCGGTCACGAAAGAAGTGGGCGCTTGTCTTCTTTGCGTTAACGGCCCCGTGGTGTACGGTCCGCGACCTGGAGAAAGCGAGGAGAACTTGCGACGTGCATTTGAGCACGCCAGAGAAATGTCCGAGGAAGGACCGACGGTCTTGTTTATCGATGAGATCGATTCCTTGTGCCCTAAACGAGAACGTTCAAATAACGCCCCTGAAAATCGCCTGGTGGCCCAGTTGCTAACTCTTCTTGATGGGATTGACGGGAGAAACAAGATGGTGATTGTAGCAGCGACCAACAGGCCCGATGCTCTGGACCCTGCGCTGAGAAGGCCGGGCAGAATAGACCGTGAG GTTATTATTGGGACACCAACCATTTCACAAAGGAAATCCATTCTGCAGCTGATTATGGCCAGCATGCCTGTATCCAGCCACGTGGACTTGCTTGAGCTTGCAGAAATCACAACCGGTTACGTTGGAGCTGACCTCACGGCACTCTGCAGGGAAGCCGCCATGCAGGCCATGTTTCGTGCTCATTCG GAATCGCTCCATGCGGTCAACATGTCGGATTTCCGCGAAGCGCTGAAAAAGATTCAGCCATCGTCTTTTCGAAGCAGCATTGGGCTGGCGGACTTTAAGCCTGTCACCTGGGATCAAATCGGCGGCCTCGAGGATGTGAAGTTGAAGTTAAAGCAG AGCGTCGAATGGCCAATAAAGTTCCCCGAGGCTTTTGTCAGGATGGGGCTGGCCCGCCCAAAGGGTATCCTTTTGTACGGACCGTCAGGTTGCGCTAAAACGACACTTGTGAAAGCGGCGGCCACAAGCTGCCACTGCTCCTTCCTGTCGGTGAGCGGCGCTGATCTTTTCTCACCGTACGTGGGAGACTCGGAGAAGATTCTGTCCCAG GTTTTCCGCCAAGCAAGAGTGAATACTCCAGCAATCGTGTTTCTGGATGAAATCGATGCTATCCTGGGTTCCCGATCCGCTGGTAAGATGGGACACGGCGTCCAGGAGAGAGTTCTTTCTGTCCTCCTCAATGAATTGGATGGCATCGGACTTAAGGTCACCGAGAGAAGAGGAAATAAAGCGGAGCTGGATGGCGACTGTCCAGGACAAATGAAAAACCATAAAGAG CTGGAACTTCAGGAGGTTTTCAACAAAGATGTCCTGGTGGTCGCTGCAACCAACAGGCCGGACATGTTGGATGACGCCTTGTTGCGTCCTGGACGGCTGGACAAGATTATCTACGTCCCCCCTCCGGATCAGAAG GGGAAGCTTTCTATTTTGAGAATCTGCACCAAAAGAATCCCGATAGATTCCAAGGTGTCCCTAGAAGATCTAGCAGCCCGAGCCAGCCTGTTTTCTGGAGCCGATCTTGTCAACCTCTGCAAGGAG gCTGCCTTATTGGCGCTGCAGGAGAACCAGGTTGAAGCAACAACTGTGAAGCAGAAGCATTTTGCAATGTCCTTTGAGACTGTCAAGCCATCGCTAACATCCAAAGAGTTGGACTTCTATGAAAAATTATTTACAAAACAGGCGTGGCCTCTGTAA